In Zhaonella formicivorans, one DNA window encodes the following:
- a CDS encoding GGDEF domain-containing protein translates to MRNFYFIYTPLLFGAMGLAATAVFYLIHLKTYYQHGTFWLILGVINFIVGLAFGRYIALLHRSGAVDVLTGLYNRRYLYANLEKAISMAKRKEGSFSLAILDIDNFKEINDEQGHLVGDKVLKKVSYIIKKNIRATDFACRWGGEEFILILHNASIEGAESVLDRIRKEVNALAGITLSAGVVRCSDVNGIEAENLLKQADKALYEAKVNKNSVISYELVC, encoded by the coding sequence ATGCGCAACTTCTACTTCATATATACTCCGCTGTTATTTGGAGCCATGGGTTTAGCCGCCACCGCAGTTTTTTACCTTATTCATCTGAAGACTTATTACCAGCACGGTACCTTTTGGCTAATATTGGGCGTTATTAATTTTATTGTCGGATTAGCCTTCGGTCGCTATATAGCGTTGCTGCACAGGAGCGGGGCTGTTGATGTGCTAACGGGACTTTATAACCGCCGCTACCTTTATGCCAACCTGGAGAAGGCAATTAGTATGGCTAAACGCAAGGAGGGGTCCTTTAGTCTCGCCATCCTGGATATTGATAATTTTAAGGAAATAAACGATGAGCAGGGCCATTTAGTAGGGGATAAGGTCCTAAAAAAGGTTTCTTATATTATCAAAAAGAATATCAGGGCTACTGACTTTGCCTGCAGGTGGGGCGGCGAGGAATTTATCCTTATTTTACATAATGCATCTATTGAAGGGGCGGAGAGTGTGTTGGACCGTATTCGCAAGGAGGTTAATGCATTGGCCGGTATCACGCTGAGCGCAGGCGTAGTACGCTGTAGCGATGTGAATGGGATTGAAGCCGAAAATTTATTGAAACAAGCTGATAAAGCTTTGTACGAGGCTAAAGTCAATAAAAATTCTGTCATCTCCTATGAATTGGTTTGTTAA
- a CDS encoding ABC transporter substrate-binding protein, protein MKRKFICWLGGLILTTALVTAGCSSANTETTRGDRQAMEQEKPVFKFAMSGQYKPFNYFNENNELTGFDVEIGKAISEKLGMEPEPIATPWQGIIAGLKNGRYDAIIGSMTITEDREKEVDFSEPYYVSGAQLFVAPGSNIKSIENVNDSVTVGVTISTVYEEKAREYTKKIKTYDSDVTALRDLAAGRTDAVITDRFVGLIAAKESGINVQPAGDLLFVERIGIAVRQGNDELREKINHALNEIKDEGTYLKISLSYFDRDISE, encoded by the coding sequence ATGAAACGCAAGTTCATATGTTGGCTGGGAGGGTTAATATTAACAACAGCGCTAGTCACAGCAGGCTGCAGCAGTGCCAACACGGAAACTACCAGAGGAGATCGGCAGGCTATGGAGCAGGAAAAACCGGTGTTTAAATTCGCTATGTCAGGGCAATATAAACCTTTTAATTACTTTAACGAAAACAACGAGCTAACCGGATTTGATGTGGAAATCGGTAAAGCAATCAGCGAAAAGCTGGGAATGGAGCCAGAACCTATTGCCACTCCATGGCAAGGGATTATTGCCGGTCTGAAAAACGGACGCTACGATGCCATCATCGGCAGCATGACGATCACCGAAGACCGGGAAAAAGAAGTTGATTTTAGTGAACCCTACTATGTATCAGGCGCCCAGCTGTTTGTGGCTCCCGGTTCCAATATTAAAAGCATTGAAAACGTTAACGACAGCGTTACAGTAGGAGTGACCATTTCCACCGTATATGAGGAAAAAGCCCGGGAATATACCAAAAAAATCAAAACTTACGACAGCGATGTAACCGCTCTCCGGGACCTGGCCGCAGGTCGGACTGATGCAGTAATCACAGACCGCTTTGTGGGACTAATTGCCGCTAAAGAGTCGGGAATAAACGTGCAGCCCGCCGGAGACCTGTTATTTGTAGAAAGGATAGGAATTGCAGTGCGGCAAGGCAATGATGAATTAAGGGAAAAAATAAACCATGCTCTTAATGAAATCAAAGATGAAGGGACTTATTTGAAAATCAGTCTGTCCTACTTTGACCGGGATATCAGTGAATAA
- a CDS encoding amino acid ABC transporter permease, with protein MTFFNDLLRTWPIFFQAALVTVQLTAVALAMGTAIGLVFALLKISKNKLLIGIANGYITVIRGTPLIVQIFWIYYGLASVVDVGGFWAAILALAVHNGAYIAEIFRGGIESIDRGQMEAARSLGMPYGLAMRRIILPQAFRRIVPPLGNQFIIGLKDSSLAAFVTIEELFNISMRMASATFRDIQYYTIAGLYYLALVVIFSFLVNKLEQRLAAGSSGMVKGVGL; from the coding sequence ATGACATTTTTTAACGACTTATTACGAACATGGCCCATCTTTTTTCAGGCGGCGCTAGTTACAGTGCAGCTGACCGCAGTGGCCCTGGCAATGGGAACCGCCATCGGGCTTGTTTTTGCCCTTTTGAAAATCTCTAAAAATAAATTGTTAATCGGTATTGCCAACGGATACATCACCGTTATCAGGGGCACTCCACTGATTGTGCAGATTTTCTGGATTTATTACGGCCTGGCGAGCGTTGTAGATGTGGGAGGATTTTGGGCAGCTATCCTGGCGTTGGCAGTACATAACGGGGCATATATCGCGGAAATTTTCCGGGGAGGCATCGAATCCATCGACCGGGGGCAAATGGAGGCTGCCCGGTCGTTGGGAATGCCCTACGGCCTGGCTATGCGCCGGATCATTCTCCCTCAGGCTTTCAGACGTATAGTGCCGCCCCTGGGCAACCAGTTTATTATCGGCCTTAAAGACTCATCGCTGGCCGCTTTTGTGACCATTGAAGAACTTTTCAACATTTCCATGCGCATGGCCTCGGCTACATTCCGGGACATCCAGTATTACACTATTGCCGGTCTTTATTATTTGGCACTGGTTGTTATCTTCAGCTTTTTAGTAAATAAACTGGAACAGCGGCTGGCTGCAGGCAGCTCCGGTATGGTCAAGGGGGTAGGGTTATGA
- a CDS encoding amino acid ABC transporter ATP-binding protein, with amino-acid sequence MIKIRNLHKHFGELHVLKGINMEVKEKEVVCLIGASGSGKSTLLRCINFLERSEGEIWIEGRKIDRQTMDLNKLRQEVGMVFQHFNLFPHMTVLGNVIEAPIHVKGLSRKEAEETAMQLLNKVGLADKANVYPSQLSGGQKQRVAIARALAMQPKVMLFDEPTSALDPELVGEVLAVMKQLAKEGMTMVVVTHEMGFAKEVGDWVVYMDGGNIIEIGRPSDIFNNPRNQRTREFLSCVL; translated from the coding sequence ATGATCAAGATCAGAAATTTGCATAAACATTTCGGGGAACTGCATGTTTTAAAAGGTATAAACATGGAAGTCAAGGAAAAAGAGGTAGTTTGCCTGATCGGTGCCAGCGGTTCCGGCAAGAGCACTCTGCTGCGCTGCATCAATTTCCTGGAAAGATCAGAAGGTGAAATCTGGATAGAGGGAAGAAAAATTGACCGTCAGACCATGGATTTGAATAAGCTGCGCCAGGAAGTAGGCATGGTTTTTCAACACTTTAATTTGTTTCCCCATATGACTGTCCTGGGCAACGTTATTGAAGCCCCAATTCATGTCAAAGGCTTGAGCCGCAAAGAAGCTGAAGAAACTGCAATGCAACTGCTGAATAAAGTAGGCTTGGCAGACAAAGCTAACGTCTACCCCTCTCAGCTTTCGGGTGGGCAAAAGCAGCGTGTAGCCATTGCCAGAGCCCTGGCCATGCAGCCTAAAGTAATGCTGTTTGATGAGCCCACATCGGCCCTGGATCCGGAACTGGTGGGCGAAGTCCTGGCTGTAATGAAGCAGCTGGCCAAGGAAGGAATGACTATGGTAGTTGTTACCCATGAAATGGGCTTTGCCAAAGAAGTAGGCGATTGGGTTGTTTATATGGATGGCGGCAATATCATTGAAATCGGCCGGCCAAGCGACATTTTCAACAACCCGCGGAACCAGCGGACCAGGGAGTTTTTAAGCTGTGTGCTGTAG
- a CDS encoding C40 family peptidase: MALHRKIIATAGTVCLTALLWTGSALAAEITVQKNDTLWSLARKHGTTVQTIKQLNKLNSDLIHPGQVLQLPDKKATPLSKRETASKQQASRGGTDRIEEMLEFAQSFLGAKYRYGGETPAGFDCSGFVRYVYKRFGIELPHSSAEQYNSAGTAVKKEDLQPGDLVFFNTSGKGIGHVGIYLENNKFISASSNSRGVTVDSLEDRYWGPRYQGAKRVISGQEENTKS, from the coding sequence TTGGCTCTACACAGGAAAATAATTGCGACAGCCGGTACAGTATGCCTCACAGCCTTGCTGTGGACAGGTTCCGCCCTGGCGGCAGAGATTACTGTGCAAAAAAACGATACCCTTTGGTCCCTTGCCCGCAAACACGGGACCACCGTACAAACCATTAAGCAATTAAATAAACTGAACAGCGATCTAATCCACCCCGGTCAGGTATTACAACTTCCAGACAAAAAAGCAACACCGCTTTCCAAAAGAGAAACGGCTTCAAAGCAGCAGGCCTCGAGGGGCGGCACAGATCGGATTGAGGAAATGCTGGAATTTGCCCAAAGCTTCCTGGGAGCAAAGTACCGTTACGGCGGTGAAACTCCGGCAGGCTTTGACTGCTCAGGCTTTGTACGTTACGTATATAAGCGTTTCGGCATAGAGCTTCCCCATTCATCTGCCGAACAGTACAATAGCGCAGGCACGGCGGTGAAAAAAGAAGATTTACAGCCTGGCGATTTGGTCTTTTTCAATACCTCCGGCAAAGGAATCGGCCATGTTGGTATTTACCTGGAGAACAACAAGTTTATTTCCGCATCCTCTAACAGCAGGGGTGTTACCGTTGACAGTTTGGAAGACCGGTATTGGGGACCCAGGTACCAGGGTGCCAAGAGAGTAATTTCCGGGCAAGAAGAGAATACTAAATCATAA